A window of the Megalopta genalis isolate 19385.01 chromosome 2, iyMegGena1_principal, whole genome shotgun sequence genome harbors these coding sequences:
- the LOC117225308 gene encoding uncharacterized protein LOC117225308 isoform X2, whose product MSSLQQGSRFLPFSNNNIQRKQLSMQGGLPQSLSGSETDVSTSNENLTNEDRYVIRHTARQEPQGQENQQQSPSRSSSHKENIPNIQGNVLNRNSLKDSLNGSNRNSLKENLNGSNRNSLKDSINGSNRNSLKDNLSNRTSVGSNRSSLDVSTSSYNTLIIHNANDDNSWVPSGRLSGVVREHGDMGYLYCDGGGKGHSNSPTMQSLSNLSHEDHVYEQPTNGGCQEITDIPDDYLSQSQVLKHLAKEVKVPSYSKLTNNGGNIDMRMRDGDRAKQNDSESEDRPPPSYMSVLLPLKNKSRLVGPMEKLTLSRSQPDLSRIGKPDIDNYNLRTTSPRPQTKGREETESATGEIWPPSEMIQIVIQENSALKLELERCYNKVAKSQKLEQEIAKVHRAHEELAASCERREKLERAARLRLQNDCRRLTELNRALRDQIDLLSARTDSPPVVESMRKELTQRELLIAQLITQNKELAAAKERQEIELAAQRATLQEQRTHIDILDTALTNAQGNVVRLEDESRKKQVYVDRVGQLQRALSSLQASCERREETERQLRLQLEQELRECGGGGGGINGIDGETIAELKRRIRERDEKIMSLEGDVAKWEQRYLEENALRQAAIDAASLPKDAKIAALEKTSQDAEKLIAEARSEKMRHMDEVHAAQKKLADLESRMKDLESKLAERDAMIRVLQKHTYDKDSSSSSGVGSYPAAHSSHSSTSAEHHNALTSTPELGFSNPGTASRKGKIPKPLLAGVDSTGTSSTASSKSRLLDDSGGEVSPSIMEFASAASRLKGTVSRLSDGKPEDMMLLEKQGRSSQRQRMQEGEPRRAGSLPPSSLPRPPKTLKSTNSRYCRLSDTEARKKSDPGPALDASASMKVRDAGNCSIEYGRFDTKAQRRKKSFATEPLVPSSVPKKPSTSVGHEYERLQGENLRKKQPSSTTEVKHRETQSRSLIPPPSRRIGEYGRLSEGTLRKQTGSRGQSTGSTVSSKSGGRDSGGTASSEASTSSLPPSKARSIPRPSNYRIQF is encoded by the exons ATGAGTTCTTTGCAACAAGGTAGCAGATTCTTGCCTTTTTCGAATAACAATATACAAAGGAAACAGTTATCAATGCAAg GAGGTCTTCCACAAAGCTTAAGCGGTAGTGAAACCGATGTTTCAAcatcgaatgaaaatttaacCAATGAAGATCGATATGTAATAAGGCATACAGCTCGCCAAGAACCCCAAGGTCAAGAGAATCAGCAGCAAAGCCCATCCAGGTCTTCCAGTCACAAAGAAAATATACCAAATATACAA GGTAATGTGCTCAATAGAAACAGTTTGAAGGACAGTTTGAATGGTTCGAACAGAAACAGTTTGAAAGAGAATTTGAATGGTTCCAATCGGAATAGCCTTAAAGACAGCATCAATGGTTCTAATAGAAATAGTTTGAAGGATAATTTAAGTAATCGTACCAGTGTTGGCTCAAATAGAAGTAGTCTGGATGTGTCTACAAGTTCATACAATACACTTATCATTCATAATGCTAATGATGACAACTCATGGGTACCATCTGGAAG GTTATCAGGTGTTGTGAGAGAGCATGGCGATATGGGTTATTTGTACTGTGATGGTGGTGGAAAAGGACATTCTAACAGCCCAACTATGCAGTCCTTATCGAATTTATCGCACGAAGATCATGTTTACGAGCAACCCACTAATGGAGGGTGTCAAGAGATCACAGATATACCAGATGATTATTTGAGTCAATCACAG GTTCTAAAACATCTTGCAAAAGAAGTGAAAGTACCATCGTATAGTAAACTTACAAACAATGGTGGAAATATAGACATGCGAATGCGAGATGGCGATAGAGCAAAACAGAATGACAGTGAATCCGAAGATCGACCACCACCTTCTTACATGTCTGTTTTACTACCGTTAAAAAATAAATCCAGACTTGTTGGGCCAATGGAAAAGTTGACGTTGTCGAGATCGCAGCCTGATTTATCTAGAATTGGCAAACCAGACATCGACAACTATAACTTGCGAACCACTTCTCCACG GCCTCAAACGAAAGGGAGAGAGGAGACAGAATCTGCAACCGGTGAAATTTGGCCTCCATCAGAAATGATTCAGATCGTAATTCAAGAGAACAGTGCCTTAAAATTAGAATTAGAACGGTGTTACAACAAGGTCGCCAAATCTCAAAAATTGGAACAAGAAATTGCGAAAGTACACAGAGCGCACGAGGAATTAGCGGCGTCCTGCGAGCGTAGAGAAAAGCTGGAACGAGCTGCTAGATTGAGGCTACAAAACGATTGTAGACGATTAACCGAATTAAACCGCGCACTGAGAGATCAGATAGATTTATTGTCCGCACGCACTGATAGTCCGCCCGTCGTAGAATCTATGAGGAAAGAATTAACTCAACGTGAATTACTAATTGCACAATTGATCACACAAA ATAAAGAATTAGCCGCGGCGAAAGAAAGACAAGAGATCGAATTGGCAGCGCAACGGGCAACGTTGCAAGAGCAGCGTACACACATAGACATTTTAGACACGGCTCTCACTAATGCACAAGGGAACGTTGTGCGCCTTGAAGACGAA AGTCGGAAGAAACAAGTGTACGTGGATAGAGTTGGCCAGCTTCAACGGGCTCTGTCTTCTCTTCAAGCGTCCTGCGAAAGAAGAGAGGAAACAGAAAGACAGTTGAGGCTTCAATTAGAACAGGAATTAAGAGaatgcggcggcggcggcggcggtatcAATGGTATCGACGGGGAAACGATTGCGGAATTGAAACGACGAATACGCGAAAGAGACGAGAAAATCATGTCACTGGAGGGTGATGTAGCGAAATGGGAACAGCGTTATCTCGAGGAAAACGCATTGAGGCAAGCCGCAATTGATGCGGCTAGTCTTCCGAA GGATGCTAAAATAGCTGCACTAGAGAAAACGAGCCAAGATGCTGAGAAATTAATCGCGGAAGCACGGTCCGAAAAAATGAGACACATGGATGAAGTTCATGCTGCACAAAAGAAATTGGCTGATCTTGAATCTAG AATGAAAGATTTAGAATCAAAATTGGCTGAGAGAGATGCAATGATCAGAGTCCTTCAGAAACACACATACGATAAGgatagtagtagcagtagtggCGTTGGCAGTTATCCTGCTGCTCATTCGTCCCATTCAAGTACATCGGCTGAACATCACAATGCGCTGACGAGCACGCCAGAACTTG GATTCTCTAATCCAGGCACTGCGTCGCGAAAAGGAAAAATACCCAAGCCACTATTGGCGGGTGTAGATAGCACAGGTACCTCGAGTACGGCCTCAAGCAAGAGTCGTCTGTTGGACGACTCGGGGGGCGAGGTCTCGCCGAGTATAATGGAATTCGCAAGTGCAGCCTCGCGGCTGAAGGGCACCGTCTCGCGATTGTCCGACGGCAAGCCCGAGGATATGATGCTGTTGGAGAAGCAAGGCCGGAGCTCGCAGAGGCAGAGGATGCAGGAGGGCGAGCCCCGGCGCGCCGGAAGTCTTCCACCCAGCTCGTTGCCGCGGCCCCCGAAGACCTTGAAGTCGACCAACTCGCGTTACTGTCGGCTCAGCGACACGGAGGCCAGGAAGAAGTCGGACCCGGGTCCAGCCCTGGACGCTTCGGCGAGCATGAAGGTGCGGGACGCTGGCAACTGCAGCATCGAGTACGGTCGCTTCGACACGAAGGCACAGCGCCGGAAGAAGTCCTTCGCCACGGAGCCATTGGTACCCAGCAGCGTGCCGAAGAAGCCGTCCACCTCGGTTGGCCACGAGTACGAGCGTCTTCAGGGCGAGAATCTCCGCAAGAAGCAGCCATCGTCGACCACGGAGGTCAAGCACAGGGAGACCCAGAGCCGCTCGCTGATCCCGCCGCCGTCTCGTCGCATCGGAGAATACGGTCGCCTCAGCGAGGGCACTCTGAGGAAGCAGACAGGCTCCAGGGGCCAGAGCACCGGCAGCACGGTCAGCAGCAAAAGCGGAGGGCGCGACTCCGGCGGCACAGCCAGCAGCGAAGCCTCTACGTCCTCGCTGCCGCCATCCAAGGCCAGGTCCATACCGCGTCCCAGCAACTATCGTATTCAATTCTGA
- the LOC117225308 gene encoding uncharacterized protein LOC117225308 isoform X1, with translation MSSLQQGSRFLPFSNNNIQRKQLSMQGGLPQSLSGSETDVSTSNENLTNEDRYVIRHTARQEPQGQENQQQSPSRSSSHKENIPNIQGNVLNRNSLKDSLNGSNRNSLKENLNGSNRNSLKDSINGSNRNSLKDNLSNRTSVGSNRSSLDVSTSSYNTLIIHNANDDNSWVPSGRLSGVVREHGDMGYLYCDGGGKGHSNSPTMQSLSNLSHEDHVYEQPTNGGCQEITDIPDDYLSQSQVLKHLAKEVKVPSYSKLTNNGGNIDMRMRDGDRAKQNDSESEDRPPPSYMSVLLPLKNKSRLVGPMEKLTLSRSQPDLSRIGKPDIDNYNLRTTSPRPQTKGREETESATGEIWPPSEMIQIVIQENSALKLELERCYNKVAKSQKLEQEIAKVHRAHEELAASCERREKLERAARLRLQNDCRRLTELNRALRDQIDLLSARTDSPPVVESMRKELTQRELLIAQLITQNKELAAAKERQEIELAAQRATLQEQRTHIDILDTALTNAQGNVVRLEDESRKKQVYVDRVGQLQRALSSLQASCERREETERQLRLQLEQELRECGGGGGGINGIDGETIAELKRRIRERDEKIMSLEGDVAKWEQRYLEENALRQAAIDAASLPKDAKIAALEKTSQDAEKLIAEARSEKMRHMDEVHAAQKKLADLESRMKDLESKLAERDAMIRVLQKHTYDKDSSSSSGVGSYPAAHSSHSSTSAEHHNALTSTPELVSSVLGGGSGYGSTGSYGVTDSYKYRKQGSFEQTNKSLDDQLKELDSQLLSKRALCCFPGFSNPGTASRKGKIPKPLLAGVDSTGTSSTASSKSRLLDDSGGEVSPSIMEFASAASRLKGTVSRLSDGKPEDMMLLEKQGRSSQRQRMQEGEPRRAGSLPPSSLPRPPKTLKSTNSRYCRLSDTEARKKSDPGPALDASASMKVRDAGNCSIEYGRFDTKAQRRKKSFATEPLVPSSVPKKPSTSVGHEYERLQGENLRKKQPSSTTEVKHRETQSRSLIPPPSRRIGEYGRLSEGTLRKQTGSRGQSTGSTVSSKSGGRDSGGTASSEASTSSLPPSKARSIPRPSNYRIQF, from the exons ATGAGTTCTTTGCAACAAGGTAGCAGATTCTTGCCTTTTTCGAATAACAATATACAAAGGAAACAGTTATCAATGCAAg GAGGTCTTCCACAAAGCTTAAGCGGTAGTGAAACCGATGTTTCAAcatcgaatgaaaatttaacCAATGAAGATCGATATGTAATAAGGCATACAGCTCGCCAAGAACCCCAAGGTCAAGAGAATCAGCAGCAAAGCCCATCCAGGTCTTCCAGTCACAAAGAAAATATACCAAATATACAA GGTAATGTGCTCAATAGAAACAGTTTGAAGGACAGTTTGAATGGTTCGAACAGAAACAGTTTGAAAGAGAATTTGAATGGTTCCAATCGGAATAGCCTTAAAGACAGCATCAATGGTTCTAATAGAAATAGTTTGAAGGATAATTTAAGTAATCGTACCAGTGTTGGCTCAAATAGAAGTAGTCTGGATGTGTCTACAAGTTCATACAATACACTTATCATTCATAATGCTAATGATGACAACTCATGGGTACCATCTGGAAG GTTATCAGGTGTTGTGAGAGAGCATGGCGATATGGGTTATTTGTACTGTGATGGTGGTGGAAAAGGACATTCTAACAGCCCAACTATGCAGTCCTTATCGAATTTATCGCACGAAGATCATGTTTACGAGCAACCCACTAATGGAGGGTGTCAAGAGATCACAGATATACCAGATGATTATTTGAGTCAATCACAG GTTCTAAAACATCTTGCAAAAGAAGTGAAAGTACCATCGTATAGTAAACTTACAAACAATGGTGGAAATATAGACATGCGAATGCGAGATGGCGATAGAGCAAAACAGAATGACAGTGAATCCGAAGATCGACCACCACCTTCTTACATGTCTGTTTTACTACCGTTAAAAAATAAATCCAGACTTGTTGGGCCAATGGAAAAGTTGACGTTGTCGAGATCGCAGCCTGATTTATCTAGAATTGGCAAACCAGACATCGACAACTATAACTTGCGAACCACTTCTCCACG GCCTCAAACGAAAGGGAGAGAGGAGACAGAATCTGCAACCGGTGAAATTTGGCCTCCATCAGAAATGATTCAGATCGTAATTCAAGAGAACAGTGCCTTAAAATTAGAATTAGAACGGTGTTACAACAAGGTCGCCAAATCTCAAAAATTGGAACAAGAAATTGCGAAAGTACACAGAGCGCACGAGGAATTAGCGGCGTCCTGCGAGCGTAGAGAAAAGCTGGAACGAGCTGCTAGATTGAGGCTACAAAACGATTGTAGACGATTAACCGAATTAAACCGCGCACTGAGAGATCAGATAGATTTATTGTCCGCACGCACTGATAGTCCGCCCGTCGTAGAATCTATGAGGAAAGAATTAACTCAACGTGAATTACTAATTGCACAATTGATCACACAAA ATAAAGAATTAGCCGCGGCGAAAGAAAGACAAGAGATCGAATTGGCAGCGCAACGGGCAACGTTGCAAGAGCAGCGTACACACATAGACATTTTAGACACGGCTCTCACTAATGCACAAGGGAACGTTGTGCGCCTTGAAGACGAA AGTCGGAAGAAACAAGTGTACGTGGATAGAGTTGGCCAGCTTCAACGGGCTCTGTCTTCTCTTCAAGCGTCCTGCGAAAGAAGAGAGGAAACAGAAAGACAGTTGAGGCTTCAATTAGAACAGGAATTAAGAGaatgcggcggcggcggcggcggtatcAATGGTATCGACGGGGAAACGATTGCGGAATTGAAACGACGAATACGCGAAAGAGACGAGAAAATCATGTCACTGGAGGGTGATGTAGCGAAATGGGAACAGCGTTATCTCGAGGAAAACGCATTGAGGCAAGCCGCAATTGATGCGGCTAGTCTTCCGAA GGATGCTAAAATAGCTGCACTAGAGAAAACGAGCCAAGATGCTGAGAAATTAATCGCGGAAGCACGGTCCGAAAAAATGAGACACATGGATGAAGTTCATGCTGCACAAAAGAAATTGGCTGATCTTGAATCTAG AATGAAAGATTTAGAATCAAAATTGGCTGAGAGAGATGCAATGATCAGAGTCCTTCAGAAACACACATACGATAAGgatagtagtagcagtagtggCGTTGGCAGTTATCCTGCTGCTCATTCGTCCCATTCAAGTACATCGGCTGAACATCACAATGCGCTGACGAGCACGCCAGAACTTG tGAGTAGTGTATTGGGTGGAGGCAGTGGTTATGGAAGTACTGGTTCTTATGGTGTTACGGACAGCTATAAGTACAGGAAGCAAGGCAGTTTCGAGCAAACAAATAAAAGTCTCGATGATCAGTTAAAAGAGCTAGATTCCCAGCTGCTTAGTAAG CGGGCACTTTGCTGTTTTCCAGGATTCTCTAATCCAGGCACTGCGTCGCGAAAAGGAAAAATACCCAAGCCACTATTGGCGGGTGTAGATAGCACAGGTACCTCGAGTACGGCCTCAAGCAAGAGTCGTCTGTTGGACGACTCGGGGGGCGAGGTCTCGCCGAGTATAATGGAATTCGCAAGTGCAGCCTCGCGGCTGAAGGGCACCGTCTCGCGATTGTCCGACGGCAAGCCCGAGGATATGATGCTGTTGGAGAAGCAAGGCCGGAGCTCGCAGAGGCAGAGGATGCAGGAGGGCGAGCCCCGGCGCGCCGGAAGTCTTCCACCCAGCTCGTTGCCGCGGCCCCCGAAGACCTTGAAGTCGACCAACTCGCGTTACTGTCGGCTCAGCGACACGGAGGCCAGGAAGAAGTCGGACCCGGGTCCAGCCCTGGACGCTTCGGCGAGCATGAAGGTGCGGGACGCTGGCAACTGCAGCATCGAGTACGGTCGCTTCGACACGAAGGCACAGCGCCGGAAGAAGTCCTTCGCCACGGAGCCATTGGTACCCAGCAGCGTGCCGAAGAAGCCGTCCACCTCGGTTGGCCACGAGTACGAGCGTCTTCAGGGCGAGAATCTCCGCAAGAAGCAGCCATCGTCGACCACGGAGGTCAAGCACAGGGAGACCCAGAGCCGCTCGCTGATCCCGCCGCCGTCTCGTCGCATCGGAGAATACGGTCGCCTCAGCGAGGGCACTCTGAGGAAGCAGACAGGCTCCAGGGGCCAGAGCACCGGCAGCACGGTCAGCAGCAAAAGCGGAGGGCGCGACTCCGGCGGCACAGCCAGCAGCGAAGCCTCTACGTCCTCGCTGCCGCCATCCAAGGCCAGGTCCATACCGCGTCCCAGCAACTATCGTATTCAATTCTGA
- the LOC117225275 gene encoding rhodanese domain-containing protein CG4456 isoform X1, whose protein sequence is MFTTCKLMMTCSKTRQFCRLLHPPTSFYSNSHIVQKSCVYDKLIRTTLHKPFIDGQLTLHFSTSRISKSSTTTMAEGDVKELNVHYKDIIKAQKDDNVLIIDVREQNEIDETGKLPGSIHIPMGDVSNNLLNLSDKDFKNKFDKEKPTKDTKIILSCRSGKRSGMVQEEIQKLGYKNAYNYVGGWLDWESKIQG, encoded by the exons ATGTTCACTACTTGTAAATTAATGATGACATGTAGCAAAACACGTCAGTTTTGCAGATTGTTACACCCTCCCACATCGTTTTATTCCAACTCACACATCGTACAAAAATCGTGTGTATACGATAAATTGATAAGAACCACATTACATAAACCTTTTATCGACG GTCAGTTAACTTTGCATTTTTCAACGTCAAGAATTTCAAAGTCTAGTACTACGACTATGGCAGAAGGTGATGTAAAAGAACTCAATGTTCATTATAAAGATATTATAAAAGCTCAGAAAGATGACAATGTACTCATTATTGACGTCAGGGAACAAAATGAGATTGATGAGACCGGAAAACTACCAGGAAGTATTCATATACCAA TGGGAGATGTATCTAATAATTTACTTAACTTGTCTGACAAAgactttaaaaataaatttgacAAAGAAAAACCTACAAAAGATACAAAGATCATATTAAGTTGTAGATCCGGTAAAAGAAGTGGAATGGTACAAGAGGAGATACAAAAGCTTGGATACAAAAA TGCATATAACTATGTTGGTGGATGGTTAGATTGGGAAAGTAAAATACAAGGATAG
- the LOC117225275 gene encoding rhodanese domain-containing protein CG4456 isoform X2 — protein sequence MAEGDVKELNVHYKDIIKAQKDDNVLIIDVREQNEIDETGKLPGSIHIPMGDVSNNLLNLSDKDFKNKFDKEKPTKDTKIILSCRSGKRSGMVQEEIQKLGYKNAYNYVGGWLDWESKIQG from the exons ATGGCAGAAGGTGATGTAAAAGAACTCAATGTTCATTATAAAGATATTATAAAAGCTCAGAAAGATGACAATGTACTCATTATTGACGTCAGGGAACAAAATGAGATTGATGAGACCGGAAAACTACCAGGAAGTATTCATATACCAA TGGGAGATGTATCTAATAATTTACTTAACTTGTCTGACAAAgactttaaaaataaatttgacAAAGAAAAACCTACAAAAGATACAAAGATCATATTAAGTTGTAGATCCGGTAAAAGAAGTGGAATGGTACAAGAGGAGATACAAAAGCTTGGATACAAAAA TGCATATAACTATGTTGGTGGATGGTTAGATTGGGAAAGTAAAATACAAGGATAG
- the LOC117225274 gene encoding uncharacterized protein LOC117225274: MDARRRDREQIGLCGVDRIWGKSPTRIEDSDEDEELNRHKDSIITKDRKRKHEMKKKKSKKMKKEKKSKKQKKKKRKKKSKKRSDTSSDSESEGLEWVEKNGSNDKAKVRKGSSSDDSGDESILGPVQKPHVTLSAKDFGKALLPGEGAAMAAYVAEGKRIPRRGEIGLTSEEIASYESVGYVMSGSRHRRMEAVRIRKENQIYSADEKRALAMFSKEERQKRENLILGQFREMVNQKLAQEQKSK, from the exons ATGGACGCACGAAGACGCGATAGAGAACAAATTGGGTTATGTGGTGTTGACAGAATTTGGGGTAAATCACCAACACGCATCGAAGA CTCTGACGAAGATGAGGAGCTTAACAGACACAAAGATAGTATCATCACAAAGGATAGGAAAAGAAAACATGAgatgaaaaagaagaaaagcaagaagatgaaaaaggaaaagaaatccAAAAAGcagaaaaagaagaaacgtaaaaagaagagcaagaagagatCAGACACTAGTTCTGATAGTGAATCGGAAGGATTAGAGTGGGTAGAAAAAAATGGCTCTAATGATAAAGCGAAAGTTAGAAAGGGATCTAGTTCCGATGACAGCGGTGATGAAAGCATATTAGGTCCAGTTCAAAAACCACATGTAACATTGTCTGCTAAAGACTTTGGTAAAGCTCTTTTGCCTGGAGAAGGTGCTGCTATGGCAGCGTATGTTGCGGAAGGAAAACGTATACCTAGAAGAGGAGAAATTGGCTTAACCTCTGAAGAAATTGCTTCGTATGAATCCGTTGGTTACGTCATGAGTGGTAGCAG ACACCGGAGAATGGAAGCAGTTCGTATTCGTAAAGAGAACCAAATTTATTCTGCTGACGAAAAACGAGCATTGGCTATGTTTAGTAAAGAAGAAAGACAAAAACGAGAGAATCTTATTTTGGGACAATTTAGGGAAATGGTTAATCAGAAGTTAGCACAGGAGCAGAAAAGTAAATAA